AATAATTATATTCCTCAAAACATTTAATAGAACTGATGCATGCCGGATACGTTAATATGCGCAAATAACCTCAGATAATTTCGTTAGATCTATATTGTACGATACCGAGGGAAAATAAAATGTGGTGAAATAGCCATCATATTTTTTATAGAAGAATACATTCAGCTTATTGATAATATATTTATCTATAGGTAATGTATATTATACCAACCGATTATACCATCAGCTAGCATAAATGTAAATAGATGGTATAAATGCTTTAAGAGCACATTTTAAACCATATTAATAATGAATAAGGGGGGAAGGGTATGAGGCTTGATTATTTTGACTGGTTTTCTTTGCTGCTTGTTATTATAGGAGCTTTGAACTGGGGATTTATCGGTTTATTTAATTTTGATCTGGTTGGATTTTTATTTGGTGGTTCAATGTCTTTTTTAAGTAAGGTTATATACGGGCTTATAGGGTTTGCAGGAGCATATCTTATTTATCTTCTGACAAAACTTAAGAAATCGTGATTAAACAAACACAGCTCCTGAATTTGGGACACACATTTTATATTTGAAGAATATTATTTCAATCGCTAAGCTCACAGTCTTAAGAGTCTGTAAACTCGTTCAGGACAGAATCAAAACCCAACGAAGTTCAAACATTGATTCTGCTAATTCTGAAGCTTCGTTAACAGACTCTAAAGACTTTCCGCTAATTGCTCCTTCCATAATATTCTTCAAATAATTTTATGCATTCCTTAATTGGGACCGTGTTTGTTCAATGATTTTGCAGTATTCTGTGAAATGGGGCCAATCTGTTCGCATATATCGCTTCGGAGACCGGAATCGATGATTTAATCAATGATTAGATAAATATGGTATTGATAATTTATATGGCGCATACTTAATACAGGACAAGCATACTTAACCTTATTTCAGCCTATTGGTCGTAAGGGTTAAATCGATGCAATAATGAAGTTTGTCTATTTATAACCTTTTTTATATAATAGTTACAACTTGTACACAAACTTGCTGAATCCCGCAAGGGGTATGGAGAAACCAAAATCGGGGTTAATCTGCGTCAAATGCAGTAGGGAGCCTTTCGTCCCGAACCCGTCAGCTAACTTCAGAAGCAAATAGGAAAGGAGTTGTATCAAATGAAAAGATTTAAAAAATATATATCAGTTTTTATTATTACTGCAGTTCTTGTTACTTCAGGAGCATTATTCAGCATAAAGGCCAGTGCTGCAACGATATCGAACTATAAGGTAAATGCGGGAGACAGCTTATACCTTATCTCTCTTAAATATGCGACATCTGTGGACAAGTTGAAGAGTATGAATGGTTTAAAATCGGATACTATATATCCCGGACAGGTACTAAAAGTATACCAGAGTTCTGCAAATTACTCAGCAAGCGAGAGAGCAAATCCAAATTTATACTGGCTTTCGAGGATCATATATGCTGAAGCTTCAGGAGAGCCTTATCTGGGGAAAGTAGCGGTAGGAAATGTCGTTTTGAACAGAGTTGCATCACGATACTTTCCAAATAGCGTAAAGGGTGTCATATTTGAGTATTATAAGGGCGTACCTCAGTTTAGCCCTGTAGCCGATGGCTCAATTTATAATATACCATCGACGCAAAGCATAAAGGCGGCATTGGAGGCGTTAAGAGGAGCAAAACCTGCAAGAGATGCATTGTATTTCTTTAATCCTCGCAAGTCTTCAGGTTCATGGATAGCAAGGAATAAAACCTATGTTACGAGGATTGGAAATCACGTGTTTTACAAATAAATATTGATATATGAGGCCGGCATATCGCCGGTCTTTTATTTTTGTCTGAAATTTGATAAATATTGCTTTATTAAATCAATTCTTATGTGTAAAATATATAATAGATGATAAAAACACCCGTATATTTACATACAGCTTGTGGAGGAAAACAAATGAAGATATTATTCATAGCAAATCCGGTTGCCGGTAAGGGAAGAGTTTTAAAAATAGTGCCTAAAATAATAAATGTAATGAGCCATATTGATAATGTGGAATATAATGTCATATACTCGGAAAGAGCAGGACATGCTACTGAAATAGCGGCAGCCGGCGTAAAAAACGGATATGATATCATATTTGCCGTAGGCGGGGATGGTACCGTGAATGAAGTCGCAAATGGTTTGGTAAATTCCAGTTCCGCTTTAGGCATCATACCCGGCGGTTCCGGAAATGATTTCGCGAGGTCTCTGAATATAAGCGGAGATATAGAAGAAATAATAAAAGGAAGCATACATGGAGATAGAAGGGATGTAGATATTGGACTTGTAAATGGAAGATACTTTGTAAACATTTCAAGTGTAGGCTTTGATGCGGATGTAACACTTTCAGCAAAGAAGGCGAGAAGGTTCTTCTTATCCGGAAGCGCCGCATACATTGCGGGGCTGATCATAACTATTTTTTTCAGGAAGCCTTCGA
The window above is part of the Clostridiales bacterium genome. Proteins encoded here:
- a CDS encoding DUF378 domain-containing protein — protein: MRLDYFDWFSLLLVIIGALNWGFIGLFNFDLVGFLFGGSMSFLSKVIYGLIGFAGAYLIYLLTKLKKS
- a CDS encoding cell wall hydrolase, coding for MKRFKKYISVFIITAVLVTSGALFSIKASAATISNYKVNAGDSLYLISLKYATSVDKLKSMNGLKSDTIYPGQVLKVYQSSANYSASERANPNLYWLSRIIYAEASGEPYLGKVAVGNVVLNRVASRYFPNSVKGVIFEYYKGVPQFSPVADGSIYNIPSTQSIKAALEALRGAKPARDALYFFNPRKSSGSWIARNKTYVTRIGNHVFYK
- a CDS encoding diacylglycerol kinase family lipid kinase codes for the protein MKILFIANPVAGKGRVLKIVPKIINVMSHIDNVEYNVIYSERAGHATEIAAAGVKNGYDIIFAVGGDGTVNEVANGLVNSSSALGIIPGGSGNDFARSLNISGDIEEIIKGSIHGDRRDVDIGLVNGRYFVNISSVGFDADVTLSAKKARRFFLSGSAAYIAGLIITIFFRKPSKVRIKLNGMEIRRVILLTVVANGKFYGGGMLPAPDAVVDDGLFDICVIDNLSKIKLFALFPKYIKGTHGELKEVTFYKGQHVEIDSEEPISINIDGEISKGNKLDFKILKRALTVAVPKK